From a region of the Candidatus Brocadia sp. genome:
- a CDS encoding beta-ketoacyl-[acyl-carrier-protein] synthase family protein: MKKRVVITGLGVVSPLGCGKEAFWNSLIEGKSGITPISSLDVSPYKCKLGGEVRDLKPEVYLGSKGLKYLNKGTRFLGSASKMALDDANLPQDGSLSDQMGIVIGSSLGNFSETTDYFYEIIRNNPSELSPMLSYDVALNSSINYVSVIFKIKGLARTISAGFTSSADAVGDAFKMIRRGMAKVIVAGGVEQISIDLYLIFYLRGLLSGLDGTREASLPFDKERNGFVMAEGSYVIILEELQHALDRGAHVYAEVKGFGSTFVGGKNHPTGIRVRRAERAMREALEDAGVKKEDVGLISTNANGCKVQDAVEAKAIRSLFDTGSSQIPISAIKSNIGESYGTAGAAQLISSVMSINTGLIPPIINHRDKDPEINLNLILEKPIKKEIRNAALNTRDYEGNNSCLVISRMD, translated from the coding sequence ATGAAAAAACGAGTCGTTATTACTGGTTTAGGTGTTGTGTCTCCCCTTGGTTGCGGTAAAGAGGCGTTTTGGAATAGCCTCATTGAGGGAAAGTCAGGTATCACACCCATATCTTCTCTCGACGTATCTCCTTACAAGTGTAAGCTCGGCGGCGAAGTAAGAGACCTCAAACCCGAAGTATACCTTGGCAGTAAAGGCTTGAAGTACTTGAACAAGGGGACACGTTTCCTGGGGTCTGCCTCTAAGATGGCGCTGGATGATGCAAATCTGCCGCAGGACGGTTCCCTGTCGGATCAGATGGGCATTGTCATTGGCTCGTCTCTTGGCAACTTTTCAGAAACTACGGATTATTTTTACGAAATTATCAGGAACAACCCATCCGAATTGTCACCCATGCTCAGCTATGACGTTGCCTTGAATTCTTCCATCAATTACGTATCCGTCATCTTTAAAATCAAGGGACTCGCCCGTACCATATCTGCAGGTTTTACGTCCAGTGCCGATGCCGTCGGAGATGCATTTAAAATGATACGGCGTGGTATGGCAAAGGTGATCGTGGCAGGCGGTGTTGAACAGATATCCATTGATCTGTACCTGATATTTTATCTGCGCGGCTTGTTATCGGGTCTTGATGGCACAAGAGAGGCAAGCCTGCCCTTTGATAAAGAGAGAAACGGTTTTGTCATGGCCGAAGGCAGTTACGTGATTATCCTGGAAGAACTCCAGCATGCCCTTGACAGGGGAGCCCATGTCTATGCGGAGGTAAAGGGATTTGGCAGCACCTTCGTGGGTGGCAAAAACCATCCGACAGGTATACGAGTGCGTCGTGCCGAAAGGGCCATGCGTGAAGCGTTGGAAGATGCGGGGGTAAAGAAGGAAGATGTTGGCCTGATCAGTACAAATGCCAATGGATGCAAGGTACAGGATGCCGTTGAGGCAAAGGCGATCCGATCTTTATTTGACACGGGGAGCAGTCAAATACCGATATCTGCAATAAAATCAAACATCGGTGAATCGTACGGGACCGCCGGTGCAGCGCAACTCATTTCATCAGTCATGTCGATAAACACAGGCCTGATACCTCCTATTATCAATCACCGCGACAAAGATCCGGAAATCAATCTGAATCTCATCCTTGAGAAACCCATTAAAAAAGAAATCAGAAATGCAGCGTTAAACACCAGGGATTATGAGGGAAATAATTCATGCCTGGTCATAAGTAGGATGGATTGA
- a CDS encoding NERD domain-containing protein — translation MFVVETKDHKGWIFANAKQARWTQVLFNHRFKFQNPIFQNDRHVRAVQGLLDFLPSGAIKSVVVFTGEAEFKTEVPQRVFCISGLIDYLREHTVEIMSLNRMQFCVGRIETARLAISGETDVEHVQRLERRHGSPT, via the coding sequence GTGTTCGTCGTTGAGACTAAGGACCACAAGGGTTGGATCTTCGCCAACGCGAAGCAGGCGAGATGGACTCAAGTCTTGTTCAACCACAGGTTCAAATTCCAGAACCCAATATTTCAGAACGATCGACACGTTCGGGCGGTGCAAGGCCTCCTTGATTTTCTACCGTCCGGCGCCATCAAGTCGGTTGTCGTCTTCACGGGTGAAGCGGAATTCAAGACAGAGGTTCCTCAGAGGGTGTTTTGTATCTCCGGGCTTATTGACTACCTGCGCGAACACACTGTCGAGATCATGTCCCTCAATCGAATGCAGTTTTGCGTGGGCAGGATTGAGACTGCGCGCCTTGCCATCAGTGGCGAGACGGACGTAGAACACGTTCAGAGACTTGAGCGGAGACACGGCAGTCCGACCTAG